Proteins co-encoded in one Aspergillus fumigatus Af293 chromosome 6, whole genome shotgun sequence genomic window:
- a CDS encoding putative short-chain dehydrogenase/reductase yields MGSLSPYAAAHVDPQGAGDARPTALQIIQDEGVEDKLVGKVIVITGATSGIGVETARALKATGATLFLTARNLAKAQKNLAGILEPGRVSLVEMDLDSFKSIRVGAEQILSATKGQVNILINSAGVMGLQKHTLTEDGIEAHFSGNYIGFFLLFQLLKQAMLVSVEPDFHSRVVVVASSAHRAATLPASDNYNFEKGGYNHELAYNNSKLAAVYLANKIEREYGVQGLHATSLHPGAINTDISRNMPPEFVEGLMTNPYILKILKSAEQGAATTVWAAVGKEWENKGGKYLEDVREAERGEDDGQIFGVGWVKQTYNSEEEDRLWRDSLRIVGLEGDA; encoded by the coding sequence ATGGGTTCCTTAAGTCCATACGCTGCCGCGCATGTCGACCCCCAAGGAGCCGGGGACGCCCGGCCGACTGCACTTCAGATCATCCAAGATGAGGGTGTTGAAGACAAGTTGGTTGGCAAAGTGATTGTCATTACGGGTGCCACGTCAGGCATTGGTGTCGAGACCGCCCGCGCCCTGAAGGCCACGGGTGCCACTTTGTTCCTCACGGCCCGCAACCTGGCGAAGGCCCAAAAGAACCTGGCTGGCATCCTTGAGCCAGGCCGTGTCTCTCTCGTCGAGATGGACCTAGATTCCTTCAAGAGCATCCGCGTTGGTGCGGAGCAAATCCTCTCCGCCACGAAGGGTCAGGTTaacatcctcatcaacagcgCGGGAGTTATGGGCCTGCAGAAACACACGCTCACCGAGGATGGAATCGAGGCGCACTTCTCCGGCAACTACATAGggttcttcttgctcttccaaCTGCTGAAGCAAGCTATGCTGGTCAGCGTGGAACCCGATTTCCATTCCCGCGTGGTCGTAGTGGCCTCCTCAGCACACCGCGCCGCCACTCTCCCCGCCAGTGACAACTACAACTTCGAAAAGGGAGGATACAACCATGAGTTAGCCTACAACAACTCCAAGTTGGCGGCTGTGTACTTGGCCAACAAGATCGAGAGAGAGTACGGTGTTCAGGGACTGCATGCCACCAGTCTGCATCCCGGTGCCATCAACACCGACATCTCCCGCAACATGCCCCCCGAGTTCGTGGAGGGACTCATGACAAACCCGTACATTCTCAAGATCTTGAAGTCGGCGGAACAGGGTGCAGCGACAACCGTCTGGGCTGCCGTGGGCAAAGAGTGGGAGAATAAAGGTGGAAAATATCTAGAAGACGTCAGGGAAGCGGAGCGGGGTGAGGACGATGGTCAGATCTTTGGAGTGGGATGGGTGAAGCAGACCTACAAttccgaggaggaagaccGCCTCTGGAGAGACTCGCTGAGGATTGTTGGTCTGGAGGGTGACGCTTGA
- a CDS encoding M20 family metallopeptidase encodes MAIPTPSIDEIKSSIDATLANLQSSLRELNREIWSNPETAYQEHKAHETICAFLEAQGCTVTRHAYGLDTSFEATCGSGGPLINFNAEYDALPGIGHACGHNLITTSSVAAFLALSALLKKYGIPGRAQLLGTPAEENGGGKRKLIEKGAYNGVDISLMAHAGPKKLFPGVDSDGIAGVLMNARKEIHCEFTGKSAHAGGNPWDGINALDALVSAYNNVSVLRQQMQPDERVHVAFTETPTVANVIPERTKAFWQVRSPTLKGLDRLMARVSNCIEAGALSSGCRVDIVEDQLYTDIKINDTLCERYQTHMARYGRKITKSHDKVMTGSSDIGNVSYLVPTLHAMFAVADQEGLFLHHSSFATAAGTDTAHEEAVIVGKSLAMIGWDMLTDEGLFQTAKKQWEMAIVE; translated from the exons ATCTGGTCAAACCCCGAAACCGCATACCAGGAGCACAAAGCCCACGAGACCATCTGCGCCTTTCTCGAAGCCCAAGGCTGCACCGTCACCCGTCACGCATACGGCCTCGACACCTCCTTCGAAGCCACCTGCGGCTCTGGCGGACCACTGATCAACTTCAACGCGGAGTACGATGCTCTCCCTGGGATCGGGCATGCCTGCGGCCACAACCTCATTACCACGAGTAGCGTGGCGGCATTCTTGGCCCTATCAGCCCTGCTGAAGAAGTACGGCATTCCCGGACGGGCGCAGTTGCTCGGGACACCAGCCGAAGAGAATGGGGGCGGGAAGAGAAAGTTAATTGAGAAGGGGGCGTACAACGGTGTCGATATCTCACTGATGGC TCATGCTGGACCCAAGAAGCTCTTCCCCGGGGTCGACTCGGACGGTATCGCCGGCGTGCTCATGAACGCCCGCAAGGAGATCCACTGCGAGTTCACCGGCAAGTCCGCGCATGCTGGGGGGAACCCGTGGGACGGGATCAATGCGCTGGATGCCCTGGTTAGCGCGTACAACAACGTCTCTGTGCTGAGGCAGCAGATGCAACCGGATGAGAGGGTGCATGTTGCGTTTACGGAGACGCCCACTGTGGCCAATGTCATTCCGGAGCGGACCAAGGCGTTCTGGCAGGTGCGCAGTCCGACGCTGAAGGGATTGGATCGGTTGATGGCAAGAGTCAGCAATTGTATCGAGGCAGGGGCGTTATCGTCGGGTTGCCGCGTTGATATTGTCGA GGATCAACTGTATACTGATATCAAGATCAATGACACCCTCTGCGAACGATACCAGACTCACATGGCTCGTTATGGACGGAAGATCACCAAGAGCCATGACAAGGTCATGACCGGATCGTCAGACATAG GAAACGTGAGCTATCTCGTTCCCACACTGCATGCCATGTTCGCGGTCGCGGATCAGGAAGGCTTATTTCTTCACCATTCCTCGTTTGCCACTGCGGCCGGAACAGATACTGCGCACGAGGAGGCAGTCATTGTGGGCAAATCTCTCGCAATGATCGGGTGGGACATGTTGACAGATGAGGGACTCTTCCAGACGGCAAAGAAGCAATGGGAGATGGCGATCGTGGAGTGA